The sequence CGAGCAGGACCGGCGCGACGTGTGGGTGGAGCAGACGGCGCATCTGATCGCGAAGATGCCCACCATCGTGGCCATGTTCGATCGCCTGCGCCGCAACCGCCCGATGCTCGGGCCGCGGCCCGATCTGGGCCACGCCGCGAATTTCCTCTACATGCTGCACGGCCAAGACCCCACGCCCCAGCAAGCCGCCGCGCTGGATGCGTACTTCGTGCTGCTGGCGGAGCACGGCTTCAACGCCTCCACCTTCGCCGCGCGCACGGCCATCGGCACGAAGACCGACGTGTACTCGGCAACGGTCGCGGCCATCGGCACGCTGAAAGGCTCGCTCCACGGCTCGGCCAACCGCAAGGCGATGGAGATGTTAAGCGAGATTGGAACCGTCGAGCAGGTGAAACCGTACGTGGACAAGACGGTGTCTGACCATAAGCGTTTCATGGGGTTCGGCCATCGCCTCTATAAAGGCGATGACCCGCGCGCCAAGCATCTGAAACGGTCTGCGAAGGAGCTGGCCGCGACTGGCGACGACCTGAAATGGTTCCAGATCTCCGAGCGGCTCCAAGAAGCCGTCTGGGACGCGAAGAAACTGCACATCAACGTGGACTTCTACTCGGCCACGCTGCTCAACGCCCTGCACATCCCCGTCGATTTG is a genomic window of Gemmatimonadales bacterium containing:
- a CDS encoding citrate/2-methylcitrate synthase, with product EQDRRDVWVEQTAHLIAKMPTIVAMFDRLRRNRPMLGPRPDLGHAANFLYMLHGQDPTPQQAAALDAYFVLLAEHGFNASTFAARTAIGTKTDVYSATVAAIGTLKGSLHGSANRKAMEMLSEIGTVEQVKPYVDKTVSDHKRFMGFGHRLYKGDDPRAKHLKRSAKELAATGDDLKWFQISERLQEAVWDAKKLHINVDFYSATLLNALHIPVDLFTTLFACARSAGWAAHILEQFDDNRLIRPLALYVGPRHLTFVPLDQRT